Proteins from a single region of Pseudopedobacter saltans DSM 12145:
- a CDS encoding transposase: protein MGLIAKKCFPNAVQVIDRFHVQQLATEAGSVSKSLD from the coding sequence ATGGGACTAATTGCCAAAAAATGCTTTCCCAATGCTGTTCAGGTAATTGATCGGTTCCATGTCCAGCAACTGGCCACTGAAGCGGGATCAGTTTCAAAATCTTTGGACTAA
- a CDS encoding alpha/beta hydrolase: protein MLKIKMYAYMLLLLFIVKIGYAQQVNPENQAVKISKDIRYAEKTDSSQNDISSDRLLDLYLPTKISKSEKLPVYMFIHGGGFSGGDKEQTAVFCNKLASNGMAVVSINYLLYLKLNKIKGASCSANMSKGLPTSGKFQDGLHHAIYVASADASLALKWIKENANKYNFNLKKVAISGGSAGAMTALYTALCKQPQSQQISAIVNLWGGLENNNQIVNTNIPVLTFHGDKDALISVDYAYSLHEFLEKKGNKSSKLVIMEGIGHAAYTYITNNKVEEILSFLNEAYK, encoded by the coding sequence ATGTTAAAAATAAAGATGTACGCTTATATGCTACTGCTCTTATTTATTGTGAAGATAGGATATGCACAACAAGTAAATCCAGAAAATCAAGCAGTAAAAATATCGAAAGATATTCGTTACGCTGAGAAGACTGATTCTAGTCAGAATGATATCTCTTCCGATAGATTATTGGATTTGTATTTACCAACTAAAATATCCAAGTCAGAAAAGTTGCCTGTTTATATGTTTATACATGGAGGAGGTTTTTCTGGAGGTGACAAAGAACAAACAGCAGTGTTTTGTAACAAACTAGCATCTAATGGTATGGCAGTTGTATCGATCAACTATCTGCTTTACCTTAAATTGAACAAGATAAAAGGTGCAAGTTGCAGTGCGAATATGTCTAAAGGTTTGCCTACTTCTGGTAAATTTCAGGATGGTTTACATCATGCTATATACGTGGCTTCCGCAGATGCGAGTTTAGCTCTGAAATGGATAAAAGAAAACGCCAATAAATATAACTTCAATCTAAAAAAAGTAGCTATTTCTGGTGGGTCAGCCGGCGCAATGACAGCATTGTATACTGCGCTTTGTAAACAACCGCAAAGCCAGCAAATAAGTGCCATAGTTAATTTATGGGGAGGTTTGGAGAACAATAATCAGATAGTAAACACTAACATACCTGTTCTTACTTTTCATGGAGATAAAGATGCGCTGATTTCCGTAGATTACGCGTATTCATTACATGAATTTCTGGAAAAGAAGGGTAATAAATCCTCGAAATTGGTAATAATGGAAGGAATAGGTCATGCAGCCTATACTTATATCACCAATAATAAAGTAGAAGAAATTTTAAGTTTTTTAAATGAAGCTTATAAATAG
- a CDS encoding sugar MFS transporter, whose protein sequence is MSSKKVTSDQLTKRDTTISILLIGLVFFIIGFVSWINAILIPFFKIACELTNFQSYLVAFAFYISYLVMSVPSSFLLKAVGFKKGMMTAFFVMSVGAALFVPAAWFRTYEIFLLGLFTLGSGLAILQTASNPYITVLGPQESAAQRISIMGICNKFAGILAPLLFAAAVLKSSDAELFKQVPLMGDAERATVLDELIRRVMLPYSVVSMVLIGLGLFIKYSPLPEIDTENESEEVAEANSGKTSIFQFPHLILGAVAIFIHVGTQILAIDTVIGYAGSMGINLIEAKVFPSYTLALTIAGYLMGIITIPRFISQVNALRFCTILGAALSLLIIYANGNITLLGHTADISIWFVVMLGLANSLVWAGIWPVALDGLGRFTKLGSSIMIMGLCGNAIMPLVYGHFADTHGLREAYWVLFPCYAYLAYYAIHGHKLRRWSFR, encoded by the coding sequence ATGAGCAGTAAAAAAGTAACATCAGATCAGCTTACCAAAAGAGATACGACAATCTCGATATTGTTAATAGGCCTGGTGTTTTTCATTATAGGATTTGTATCATGGATCAATGCAATTCTGATACCTTTTTTTAAGATAGCCTGTGAGCTTACTAATTTCCAATCCTACCTGGTAGCATTTGCCTTTTATATTTCCTATCTGGTGATGTCGGTTCCGTCTTCTTTTCTTTTGAAAGCAGTAGGCTTTAAGAAAGGAATGATGACAGCGTTCTTCGTCATGTCTGTGGGAGCAGCATTGTTTGTTCCTGCCGCATGGTTCAGGACTTATGAAATATTTCTCTTAGGTCTGTTTACTCTTGGCTCTGGTCTGGCAATTTTACAAACGGCGTCTAATCCCTATATCACAGTGCTAGGGCCGCAGGAAAGTGCCGCACAGCGGATTAGTATCATGGGAATTTGCAACAAATTTGCTGGGATTCTAGCTCCTTTGCTATTTGCGGCAGCGGTACTAAAATCAAGTGATGCAGAACTTTTCAAGCAAGTCCCATTAATGGGAGATGCGGAAAGGGCAACAGTCTTGGATGAATTGATAAGAAGAGTAATGCTTCCATATTCAGTGGTATCAATGGTACTTATTGGTTTAGGACTGTTTATTAAATATTCACCTCTTCCGGAAATAGATACCGAGAATGAAAGCGAAGAAGTAGCGGAAGCCAACTCTGGAAAAACAAGCATTTTTCAATTTCCACATTTGATTCTTGGAGCGGTGGCAATCTTTATACATGTAGGAACGCAGATATTAGCAATAGATACTGTAATAGGCTATGCCGGATCAATGGGGATTAATTTGATAGAAGCAAAAGTATTTCCGTCCTATACATTAGCGCTTACAATAGCGGGGTACCTGATGGGAATCATTACCATACCACGCTTTATTAGTCAGGTAAACGCCTTAAGGTTCTGCACTATATTAGGCGCTGCGTTGAGTCTTTTGATAATTTACGCTAATGGCAATATAACGTTGTTAGGACATACTGCTGATATTTCCATTTGGTTTGTAGTAATGCTAGGTCTTGCAAATTCATTGGTATGGGCGGGGATATGGCCTGTCGCGCTGGATGGGTTAGGCAGATTTACCAAACTAGGTTCGTCTATCATGATCATGGGATTGTGTGGTAATGCCATTATGCCTTTGGTGTATGGACACTTTGCAGATACACATGGTTTGAGAGAAGCTTATTGGGTATTATTCCCGTGTTATGCTTATCTGGCATATTATGCGATACACGGTCATAAATTGCGAAGGTGGTCTTTTCGATAA
- a CDS encoding Gfo/Idh/MocA family protein produces MRNTDITRRKFIYGGTLALSALTVAGIPGVAFGKAEKVRLGLIGCGQRGGGISSVVSKLENIDIISFCDVSKDAFLTIKKYAPKEAKFYENYHDLLNDKRIDGVIIATPLYLHYKMCVDALDAKKNVYVEKTMTYSIPEAIDLVKIVNASNLILQVGHQYRYFQMYHKIKEIIDQGWLGKITHFESQYNRNSDWRRPLKPGEDDRIVNWRMYKQYSGGVLAELCAHQIDVVNWMLNGHPNRVIGMGDINYWKDGRETCDNVRTIYEYDNGVKSSVTSVLSNQYNSYAMRIMGSKATIDIKREKAFIYPEPTTKTLGVVDGVTGATVESLKPGEGKEIIYDSIDGLNLDPTAYSIMAFADCIKNSKRPFSNVETGKDVAIAVHMGNKAVDTGLMQYWDL; encoded by the coding sequence ATGAGAAATACTGATATTACACGTAGAAAATTTATATATGGAGGAACTTTGGCCTTAAGTGCTTTGACGGTGGCTGGTATTCCTGGTGTCGCATTTGGAAAAGCTGAAAAAGTACGGTTAGGACTTATTGGTTGTGGACAAAGAGGGGGAGGTATAAGTTCTGTCGTCAGTAAATTGGAAAATATAGATATTATCAGTTTTTGTGATGTTTCTAAAGATGCTTTCCTGACAATCAAAAAATATGCACCCAAAGAGGCGAAGTTTTATGAAAATTATCATGACCTTTTAAATGATAAAAGAATAGATGGTGTTATCATAGCTACTCCTTTATACTTACATTATAAAATGTGTGTGGATGCTTTAGATGCAAAAAAGAACGTTTATGTAGAAAAAACAATGACTTATAGCATTCCGGAAGCAATAGATCTTGTGAAAATAGTAAATGCATCAAATTTAATATTACAGGTAGGACATCAATATCGATACTTCCAGATGTATCACAAAATAAAGGAGATTATAGATCAGGGATGGCTGGGAAAAATCACACATTTTGAAAGTCAATATAATAGAAATTCAGATTGGAGAAGGCCTCTGAAACCAGGTGAAGATGATAGAATAGTAAACTGGAGAATGTATAAGCAATACTCAGGAGGTGTTCTTGCTGAACTATGCGCTCATCAAATTGATGTTGTGAACTGGATGCTTAACGGTCATCCTAATAGAGTTATTGGTATGGGGGACATAAATTATTGGAAAGATGGGAGAGAGACTTGTGATAACGTTCGTACTATATATGAATATGATAATGGAGTAAAATCTAGCGTGACGTCTGTTCTTTCTAATCAATACAATAGTTACGCGATGAGAATTATGGGGTCTAAAGCAACTATTGATATCAAAAGAGAAAAAGCATTCATTTATCCGGAACCTACAACTAAAACTCTGGGAGTAGTAGATGGGGTAACTGGTGCAACGGTCGAAAGTCTAAAGCCAGGAGAAGGTAAAGAGATTATTTATGATAGTATAGATGGCTTAAATTTAGATCCTACGGCATATTCCATAATGGCCTTCGCAGATTGTATAAAAAATAGTAAAAGACCTTTTTCTAATGTAGAAACCGGAAAAGACGTTGCTATTGCTGTTCATATGGGAAATAAAGCTGTAGATACAGGTCTAATGCAGTATTGGGATCTGTAA
- a CDS encoding ISAon1 family transposase N-terminal region protein — MNVIPDEYQHNKLISKDFFDLVTLQDFPIRGQQVYLHVKRRRWLNQDTDKVVYRNWELVAKGTRITQDFATFLKGISGQPVA; from the coding sequence ATGAATGTCATTCCTGACGAATACCAGCACAATAAACTCATTTCCAAAGACTTTTTTGATCTCGTGACCTTGCAAGACTTCCCCATTCGCGGGCAACAGGTCTATCTTCATGTTAAACGTCGTCGATGGCTTAATCAAGACACCGATAAAGTGGTTTATAGGAATTGGGAATTAGTAGCAAAAGGGACGCGTATCACACAGGATTTCGCTACTTTTTTAAAAGGTATCAGCGGACAACCAGTCGCATAG
- a CDS encoding Gfo/Idh/MocA family protein, with the protein MSNLNENTRRKFIKNAVTGAAAIGVGGILPGFSAKSYANILGANDKVRVASMGVNARGLALATNFAAQNNCEVIYVCDVDTRAADKCISRVSEIQGRKPKAEGDFRKALEDKNLDALVVATPDHWHAPAAILASKAGKHVYLEKPCGHNPNEGELLIKAVDKYKNIIQMGNQRRSWPNVVAGIKELHDGVIGKPYFAKTWYTNNRPSIGTGKVTAIPSWLNYDLWQGPAPRKEFKDNLIHYNWHWFWHWGTGEALNNGTHMVDIARWGLKVDYPTKVSSNGGRYRYQDDWETPDTQVINMEFANKCAITWEGRSCNGSPVEGANVGVIFFAENGSLQIDGDNGYKIYDLKGKLLKEVKNETQVNSGSLTNPSQALDAIHIQNFFNAIKKGEKLNADIVSGHQSTLLVQLGNIAQRIGASLEIDPKNGRILNSAAAKKLWSREYQKGWEPTV; encoded by the coding sequence ATGAGCAACCTTAACGAAAACACTAGAAGAAAATTTATAAAAAATGCCGTGACAGGCGCTGCAGCAATCGGAGTAGGTGGAATCTTACCGGGGTTTAGCGCAAAAAGTTATGCTAATATTTTGGGGGCCAACGATAAGGTTCGGGTGGCTTCTATGGGAGTCAATGCAAGAGGTTTGGCTCTGGCTACAAATTTCGCTGCGCAAAATAACTGTGAGGTAATTTACGTATGTGATGTAGATACAAGAGCTGCTGACAAATGTATTTCTAGAGTGTCTGAAATCCAGGGAAGAAAGCCAAAAGCAGAAGGGGATTTTAGAAAAGCTTTAGAAGATAAAAACTTAGATGCTTTGGTCGTGGCGACACCAGATCACTGGCACGCTCCTGCGGCAATTTTAGCATCAAAAGCAGGCAAACACGTGTATCTGGAGAAACCTTGTGGACACAATCCAAATGAGGGAGAACTCTTGATTAAAGCGGTTGACAAGTATAAAAATATTATACAAATGGGAAATCAACGTAGGTCTTGGCCAAATGTTGTAGCCGGAATTAAAGAGTTGCATGATGGAGTAATTGGGAAGCCCTACTTTGCAAAAACCTGGTATACCAACAATAGACCTTCAATTGGAACAGGTAAAGTTACTGCCATACCATCCTGGTTAAATTATGATTTATGGCAAGGACCAGCGCCGAGGAAAGAGTTTAAAGATAATTTGATACATTATAATTGGCATTGGTTCTGGCATTGGGGAACCGGAGAAGCCTTAAATAACGGAACTCATATGGTGGATATAGCTCGTTGGGGACTGAAAGTAGATTATCCAACCAAAGTAAGTTCCAATGGAGGTAGATATCGTTATCAAGATGATTGGGAAACTCCAGATACACAAGTGATTAATATGGAATTTGCTAATAAATGTGCTATTACTTGGGAAGGTCGAAGCTGTAATGGCAGCCCTGTGGAAGGAGCTAATGTGGGAGTTATATTTTTTGCTGAAAATGGCTCTTTACAGATTGATGGAGATAACGGGTATAAGATTTATGATTTGAAAGGAAAACTTTTAAAAGAAGTGAAAAATGAAACTCAGGTTAATTCTGGAAGTTTAACCAATCCTTCTCAGGCCTTAGACGCTATCCATATCCAAAACTTTTTTAATGCTATAAAGAAAGGCGAAAAATTGAATGCTGATATTGTCAGTGGACATCAAAGTACTTTACTTGTCCAGTTAGGAAATATTGCTCAAAGAATTGGAGCTAGTTTGGAAATCGATCCGAAAAATGGAAGAATTCTGAATAGTGCAGCCGCTAAGAAGTTATGGAGTAGAGAGTATCAAAAAGGTTGGGAGCCTACAGTTTAA
- a CDS encoding Gfo/Idh/MocA family protein produces the protein MSIDKLNRRKFLKTATIAGAVVTAPSLISNNLFANQIKGKRVGIIGLDTSHSVAFTKELNSDKSEYLGYRVVAAYPQGSKDIKTSVDRISGFTEDVKKHGVEIVSSIEDLLKKVDVVLLETNDGRLHLEQALPVLKAKKRMFIDKPIAASYKDAKQIFETAKKYDTPIFSSSSLRYIEGMKEIKGGSIGKIIGADTYSPAVLEPTHPDFFWYGIHGVEMLFAVMGTGCKSVTRVFTEGSDVAVGTWDDGRIGVFRGIRDGKKDFGGTVIGEKSVASFGKFLGYNPLLAEIIKFFETGVVPFDTKETLEICAFMEAADESKKNGGKPVLISSIVNK, from the coding sequence ATGAGCATAGACAAATTGAATAGGCGCAAATTTTTAAAAACTGCGACAATAGCAGGCGCCGTAGTTACAGCACCAAGTCTGATTTCCAACAATCTTTTTGCTAATCAAATAAAAGGAAAACGCGTAGGTATCATCGGTCTTGATACATCACATTCAGTAGCCTTTACCAAAGAATTGAATTCTGATAAAAGTGAATACCTGGGGTATAGAGTGGTAGCAGCCTACCCGCAGGGAAGTAAGGATATAAAAACAAGTGTAGACAGAATTTCAGGTTTTACTGAAGACGTAAAAAAGCATGGAGTTGAGATTGTTAGTTCCATAGAAGATCTTTTGAAAAAAGTAGATGTAGTTCTCTTGGAAACTAATGATGGTAGGTTACACTTAGAGCAGGCCTTGCCTGTACTTAAGGCAAAAAAGAGAATGTTTATCGATAAACCCATAGCCGCTTCTTATAAGGACGCAAAACAAATATTCGAAACCGCTAAAAAATATGATACGCCTATTTTTTCTTCTTCTTCTTTAAGATATATAGAAGGAATGAAAGAAATTAAAGGAGGTAGTATAGGGAAAATTATTGGGGCTGATACTTACAGCCCAGCAGTATTGGAGCCTACTCACCCAGATTTTTTTTGGTATGGAATACATGGTGTCGAAATGTTATTTGCGGTAATGGGAACTGGGTGTAAAAGTGTTACGCGTGTTTTTACCGAAGGAAGTGACGTGGCTGTCGGAACGTGGGATGATGGAAGAATAGGTGTTTTCAGAGGAATAAGAGATGGGAAAAAAGATTTTGGTGGAACTGTTATAGGAGAGAAATCAGTAGCCAGTTTTGGTAAGTTTTTAGGGTATAATCCTCTACTTGCCGAAATTATAAAATTTTTCGAAACGGGAGTAGTGCCTTTTGATACCAAAGAAACTTTAGAAATCTGCGCTTTTATGGAAGCAGCAGATGAAAGTAAGAAAAATGGAGGAAAACCAGTTTTAATCAGTTCAATTGTAAATAAATAA
- a CDS encoding carbohydrate-binding family 9-like protein, with the protein MFKPENIDLHTDQKEQQKEFIQTFIIDNQPWISYQEQDVFANVELSFDNDFLYLNFTSMEKQVKAKYRDYNGKVHEDSCFEFFVRFDEDSAYYNLEVNIIGSIKLAYGKERFSRQFLPIDILKNIERDVFIIPLLKDDTLYIESTLNLKIPAKTFVYNKVTCLQNHKLFGNFYKCGGSLEKPHYLSWNHIVSDNPDFHRPEFFKLINVFKEI; encoded by the coding sequence TTGTTTAAGCCAGAAAATATCGATTTGCATACAGATCAGAAAGAACAACAAAAAGAGTTTATCCAAACTTTCATCATAGATAATCAACCTTGGATCAGCTATCAGGAACAAGATGTCTTTGCTAATGTTGAATTATCTTTTGATAATGATTTTCTCTATCTGAACTTTACTTCAATGGAGAAACAAGTAAAAGCAAAGTATAGAGATTATAACGGAAAAGTACATGAGGATAGTTGTTTCGAGTTTTTTGTGCGGTTTGATGAAGATTCAGCCTATTATAATTTGGAGGTTAATATAATAGGAAGCATTAAATTAGCGTATGGAAAGGAACGGTTTTCGAGACAATTTTTACCTATAGATATTCTTAAAAATATAGAACGCGATGTTTTTATAATACCCCTATTAAAAGATGATACATTATATATCGAGAGTACATTGAATTTAAAAATACCGGCAAAAACATTTGTTTATAATAAAGTGACTTGCCTGCAAAATCATAAATTATTTGGTAATTTTTATAAATGTGGAGGGAGCTTAGAAAAGCCACATTATCTTTCCTGGAATCATATTGTATCAGATAATCCTGATTTCCATAGACCTGAATTTTTTAAACTAATTAATGTCTTTAAAGAAATTTAA
- a CDS encoding putative oxidoreductase C-terminal domain-containing protein translates to MKTSKLIKKCLAITILAMFSCSNPNQNKEVKLITLNPGHFHAALVQKSMYDGVSPEVYVYAPEGDELEAYLKLIEKYNTREEDPTTWKENVYKGTDFLEKMLSEKKGNLVVLAGNNEEKTNYIAESIHAGFNVLADKPMAIDAKGFDLLRTAFEDARKKSVLLYDIMTERYEITNTLQKELFMMNEVFGELEKGSEDNPAIIKESVHHFFKNVSGSPLIRPTWYYDVDQLGNGLVDVTTHLVDLIQWTCFPEQILDYKKDIHMNSAKRWATLITPSQFEKSTNKDTYPDFLQKDIKDSTLSVYSNGEMNYTIKGVSAKVSVVWNYQAPEGTGDTHFSEIRGTKANLKIKQGKEQGFKPVLYIEPKEKNNQDYKKSLFDGFIKLAKRYPGIELKDTVDGYEVIIPESYKVGHEAHFAEVTRKFLSYLKEGRLPDWEVPNMIAKYYTTTSALELAIRKQ, encoded by the coding sequence ATGAAGACAAGTAAATTGATAAAAAAATGTTTAGCAATAACCATATTAGCTATGTTCAGTTGTTCCAATCCGAATCAAAACAAAGAGGTAAAATTGATTACTTTAAACCCGGGCCATTTTCACGCAGCTTTAGTACAAAAATCTATGTACGATGGTGTTAGTCCGGAAGTATATGTTTATGCACCGGAGGGAGATGAACTCGAAGCGTACTTAAAGCTTATAGAAAAGTATAATACCCGAGAGGAGGACCCAACAACCTGGAAGGAAAACGTGTACAAAGGAACAGATTTCTTGGAGAAAATGCTATCCGAAAAAAAAGGGAATCTTGTGGTGTTGGCCGGAAATAATGAAGAGAAGACCAATTATATAGCAGAATCCATTCATGCCGGTTTCAATGTTTTAGCAGACAAACCTATGGCAATTGATGCTAAGGGGTTTGATTTGTTAAGAACAGCTTTTGAAGATGCAAGAAAGAAAAGCGTCTTACTTTATGACATCATGACGGAAAGGTATGAAATAACAAATACCTTGCAGAAGGAACTGTTTATGATGAATGAAGTTTTTGGAGAACTTGAAAAAGGATCAGAAGATAATCCAGCCATTATAAAAGAAAGTGTTCACCATTTTTTTAAAAATGTTTCCGGTTCTCCTTTAATCAGGCCAACCTGGTATTATGATGTAGATCAATTAGGTAACGGTTTGGTAGATGTAACCACACACTTGGTAGATCTCATACAATGGACATGTTTTCCGGAGCAAATATTGGATTACAAAAAGGACATTCATATGAACAGTGCAAAGCGCTGGGCTACATTAATAACGCCTTCGCAGTTTGAAAAATCAACAAATAAAGACACTTATCCAGATTTTCTGCAAAAAGACATTAAGGATAGTACACTTAGCGTCTATTCTAACGGTGAAATGAATTATACCATCAAAGGTGTTTCGGCGAAAGTTTCCGTAGTTTGGAATTACCAGGCACCTGAAGGAACTGGAGATACACATTTCTCGGAAATTAGAGGGACAAAAGCGAATTTAAAGATCAAACAAGGTAAGGAACAGGGGTTTAAGCCGGTTTTATATATCGAACCAAAAGAAAAAAATAATCAGGATTATAAGAAATCTCTATTTGATGGATTTATAAAATTGGCAAAAAGATACCCTGGAATCGAGTTGAAAGATACTGTCGATGGTTATGAGGTAATCATACCGGAAAGTTATAAGGTAGGTCACGAGGCGCATTTTGCAGAGGTAACAAGAAAGTTCTTATCATACTTAAAAGAAGGAAGACTACCTGATTGGGAAGTTCCTAATATGATAGCAAAGTATTATACAACAACATCAGCTCTTGAACTGGCAATACGAAAGCAGTAG
- a CDS encoding outer membrane beta-barrel protein, protein MKKYVFFIVFFLLFAIVLFATGQTVKETGNVNGVVKDEATGEIIDFAGVSIYKTETENALKNFMTDPEGKFSFNDLPFGSYKIKVSFMGYQAKTVEDIVINANDQDIKVDIKLTPNSATVLEEVVVKASKPVVEFGADTITFNVDQSVYAQGSTATDLLKTVPMVTVDPDGKPSIAGKVNTRVFIDGKPSDYTSETLADLLTVLPSEAIQKIEVITNPEARYSADGDGIINIVLKKGYSLGLSSGLSYTLGTLGDYNGTAYSAFSNKKITVNGSYSFKHAPTVNGSDLARTNYNSSSSISSYMNQNGSSKNETDSHNARASLNWDITPLQNLRTSVNYNTNNGNGSSLLDDYRFNASQVQTQFIDQNILTNNSGNSFTFNADYTLRFKRRKGQSLSAGLTFFDNGTLRDRDLSREYFKTNDVKTNENRQYRSNDIGTNRLDFNLDYSRNLNKFATLSLGSQVSLGNNSNNQFVTGYDFVNSLDTISRLTNEFGYRENIYAFYGSYRLRTKSRWTFRTGIRSEITDVNFTQSAFPSMDPKPYHNLFPNISINKSYKKKYNFGLSYSMRITRPRENALNPLVDDTNQSNVSFGNPNLKPSYINQFQLSFGTAGAKWSFTPRLNYTTTDKIIERFRVSTDSVTYENLGKNQALTLSLFGNYRLGKSITLTGGYTISRRSYQSKSTLQIPSSGYSQRGNMTISGQVPYSITLEGQLNYYTNALAQGRNSGSLTTNFGFRKMFLKNKVSARLSVEDPFANRSFFESSDVLTNSGGSYHQERNFLSKSKNYTFSIGYRFINNKKQKAKEDVKKVLTKEATK, encoded by the coding sequence ATGAAGAAATACGTCTTTTTTATTGTCTTCTTTTTATTATTTGCCATCGTTTTATTTGCAACCGGTCAGACTGTTAAAGAAACCGGAAATGTAAATGGAGTGGTAAAAGATGAGGCTACAGGTGAGATTATAGATTTTGCTGGAGTTAGTATTTATAAAACAGAAACCGAAAATGCACTAAAGAATTTTATGACAGATCCTGAAGGTAAGTTTTCATTTAACGACTTGCCTTTTGGAAGTTATAAAATAAAGGTCTCTTTCATGGGATATCAGGCAAAAACGGTTGAAGATATAGTGATAAATGCTAATGATCAGGATATAAAAGTAGATATTAAATTAACTCCAAACTCAGCTACAGTTTTAGAAGAGGTAGTTGTAAAAGCATCAAAACCGGTAGTAGAGTTTGGAGCCGACACCATAACGTTTAATGTCGATCAAAGCGTGTATGCTCAAGGGAGTACGGCTACAGATTTACTTAAAACAGTACCTATGGTGACAGTTGATCCGGATGGAAAGCCCTCCATTGCAGGGAAAGTAAATACAAGGGTCTTTATAGATGGAAAGCCATCTGATTATACTTCAGAAACTTTAGCAGATTTGTTAACCGTTTTGCCCTCGGAAGCCATTCAGAAAATAGAAGTTATTACTAACCCAGAAGCTAGATATTCAGCTGATGGTGACGGAATTATCAATATTGTATTAAAGAAAGGATATAGCTTAGGGTTAAGTAGTGGACTTTCTTACACGCTAGGGACTTTAGGAGATTATAATGGAACGGCTTACTCCGCATTTAGCAATAAGAAAATTACGGTTAATGGTAGTTATAGCTTTAAACATGCTCCAACTGTTAACGGCTCTGATTTAGCGAGAACGAATTATAATTCATCTTCAAGTATTTCGTCTTATATGAACCAAAATGGTTCATCCAAAAATGAAACAGATAGCCACAACGCAAGAGCCTCATTAAATTGGGATATTACACCTTTGCAAAATTTAAGAACATCAGTTAATTATAATACTAATAATGGAAATGGAAGTTCATTATTGGACGACTATCGTTTCAATGCTTCACAAGTTCAAACTCAATTTATAGATCAGAATATCCTTACAAATAATTCAGGGAATTCGTTCACATTCAATGCGGATTATACCTTAAGATTTAAAAGAAGAAAGGGGCAAAGTCTTTCTGCAGGACTAACTTTCTTTGACAATGGAACCTTGAGGGATAGAGATCTCTCCCGGGAATATTTTAAAACAAATGATGTGAAAACGAATGAAAACCGGCAGTACAGATCAAATGATATAGGCACAAATCGTTTAGACTTTAATTTGGATTATTCGAGGAACCTCAACAAGTTTGCTACGCTCTCTTTAGGTTCGCAGGTTTCTTTGGGAAATAATTCGAATAACCAATTTGTAACTGGTTATGATTTTGTAAACAGTTTAGATACGATTTCAAGACTGACGAACGAGTTCGGTTACCGTGAAAATATATATGCTTTTTATGGAAGTTATAGATTAAGAACCAAGTCCAGATGGACATTTAGAACCGGTATAAGATCTGAGATTACTGATGTTAATTTTACACAATCAGCATTTCCATCTATGGATCCCAAGCCTTATCATAACTTATTCCCAAATATTTCAATAAATAAATCATATAAGAAGAAATACAATTTTGGGCTGAGCTATAGTATGCGTATAACAAGACCTAGAGAAAATGCTTTAAATCCATTAGTCGATGACACGAATCAATCTAATGTTAGTTTCGGAAATCCAAATTTAAAGCCTTCATATATTAATCAGTTCCAATTGAGCTTTGGTACTGCAGGGGCAAAATGGTCTTTTACACCCAGATTGAATTATACCACCACTGATAAAATAATAGAAAGATTTAGAGTTTCCACAGACAGTGTAACTTATGAAAATCTGGGTAAGAATCAAGCTTTGACCCTTAGTTTATTCGGGAATTATAGATTAGGAAAATCTATTACACTAACCGGAGGGTATACTATTAGTAGAAGGTCTTATCAATCTAAATCAACTCTTCAAATACCATCCAGTGGTTATAGTCAAAGAGGTAATATGACTATATCTGGGCAAGTACCTTATTCAATTACTCTTGAAGGGCAACTTAATTATTATACGAATGCCTTAGCTCAAGGAAGAAACTCGGGGTCGTTAACAACAAATTTCGGATTTAGGAAAATGTTTCTTAAAAACAAAGTTAGCGCAAGACTTTCTGTTGAGGATCCATTTGCTAATCGTAGTTTTTTTGAGTCTTCGGATGTGTTGACTAACAGTGGTGGGAGTTACCATCAGGAAAGAAATTTCTTATCAAAAAGTAAGAACTATACTTTTTCAATAGGATACAGGTTTATAAATAATAAAAAACAGAAGGCAAAAGAAGATGTTAAAAAAGTATTAACTAAAGAGGCTACTAAATAG